In the genome of Ignavibacteriota bacterium, one region contains:
- a CDS encoding DUF4256 domain-containing protein: MSKIKSNKKELSAEQLGELLKTLKLRFEKNMNRHKEISWEKVEARLKQNKEKLWSLNEMENTGGEPDVVGFEKATNEIIFYDCSEESPKGRRSFCYDREALDSRKEHKPQNNVIDAAESIGIELLDEQQYRNLQKLGSFDLKSSSWIKTPDEIRKLGGAVFCDRRYNTVFVYHNGAESYYAARGFRGSLKI; this comes from the coding sequence ATGAGCAAAATAAAAAGTAATAAAAAAGAATTATCCGCAGAACAACTCGGAGAGCTTTTAAAGACCTTAAAACTTCGTTTTGAAAAAAACATGAATCGACATAAAGAAATTTCTTGGGAAAAAGTAGAAGCAAGACTTAAGCAAAATAAAGAAAAATTATGGTCGCTGAATGAAATGGAAAATACCGGCGGTGAACCGGATGTTGTAGGATTTGAAAAAGCGACAAACGAAATTATTTTTTATGATTGTTCAGAAGAATCTCCAAAAGGCAGAAGAAGTTTTTGCTACGATCGTGAAGCTTTAGATTCGAGGAAAGAACATAAACCACAGAATAATGTTATTGACGCGGCGGAATCTATTGGCATTGAATTGCTGGACGAACAGCAATACCGTAATTTACAAAAACTTGGAAGTTTTGATTTGAAATCATCAAGCTGGATAAAAACGCCGGATGAAATTCGCAAACTTGGCGGAGCAGTTTTCTGCGACAGAAGATACAATACCGTCTTTGTTTATCATAACGGAGCCGAATCATATTATGCGGCAAGAGGTTTTCGAGGATCTTTAAAAATATAA
- a CDS encoding pyridoxal-phosphate dependent enzyme, whose translation MNGNLDNIPNVKLSNLPTPLQNAKRLAERIGLSQLLIKRDDLTGFAGGGNKARKLEYDFAEILNGNFDVVLTAGGIQSNHARMTAAAARKFGLDIKLVLGGPDFMKVKGNMLLDVLYNADIRYLVDDDANSSLENEMKFWADELSAIGKKPFIIPIGGSTGLGSLGYVKAMQELSNQLDNDNVQIILGIGSCGTYAGIILGAQLFLPNARIIGISVSRTKEAIIKRTKELIDESSAILNYNTERNIIIECYDNYHTEYGVITEESKNAIFNCANLEGILLDPIYTGKVMSALFDLAEKNIIDKNIPVVFIHTGGIPIIFSFEEELSETLNCKKIYK comes from the coding sequence ATGAATGGTAACTTAGACAATATTCCAAATGTCAAACTTTCAAATCTGCCTACTCCGCTGCAGAATGCAAAAAGATTAGCTGAAAGAATCGGGTTATCACAACTTCTTATAAAACGAGATGATCTTACGGGATTTGCAGGAGGCGGAAATAAAGCCAGAAAACTTGAATATGATTTTGCCGAAATTTTAAATGGAAATTTTGATGTGGTTTTAACTGCAGGCGGAATTCAATCTAATCATGCAAGAATGACAGCTGCAGCCGCGAGAAAATTCGGTTTAGATATAAAACTCGTTTTAGGCGGTCCCGACTTTATGAAAGTCAAAGGAAATATGCTCCTTGATGTTTTGTATAACGCGGATATTAGATATTTAGTGGATGACGACGCAAACTCAAGTTTAGAAAATGAAATGAAATTTTGGGCTGATGAACTTTCTGCAATTGGTAAAAAACCTTTTATTATTCCAATTGGTGGAAGCACCGGATTAGGCTCTTTGGGTTATGTGAAAGCAATGCAAGAATTATCAAATCAGTTGGATAATGATAATGTGCAAATAATATTAGGAATCGGTTCATGCGGAACTTATGCGGGAATAATCTTGGGCGCGCAATTATTTCTTCCGAATGCAAGAATAATAGGTATAAGCGTTTCAAGGACAAAAGAAGCAATTATAAAAAGAACGAAAGAACTAATTGATGAAAGTTCTGCAATTTTAAATTATAATACAGAAAGAAATATTATTATTGAGTGTTATGATAATTATCATACTGAATATGGCGTCATTACTGAAGAAAGTAAAAACGCGATTTTCAATTGCGCAAATTTAGAAGGAATTTTACTCGATCCGATTTATACCGGGAAAGTTATGTCAGCGTTATTTGATCTTGCGGAAAAAAATATAATTGATAAAAATATTCCGGTGGTTTTCATTCACACCGGCGGAATTCCAATTATTTTTTCATTCGAAGAAGAATTGAGTGAAACCTTAAACTGTAAAAAGATATATAAATAA
- a CDS encoding T9SS type A sorting domain-containing protein, producing MIKHKYFFVVLINFLIIKNSFAQQGFFLNDWQPKIIDSPAEFTDFTKPSEVSDLTLIIDFADTLTKVPKYVFGNNANTYSTIMWNNAKLVNDLRNLDIHVLRYPGGNLSNEFFWDRAPNNKPSDIPNDVNVWYGKNEENWTMSVGNYYRLLDTLSVTGIITINYAYARYGTSSDPVSQAAHYAADWVRYDNGRTKFWEIGNENFGNWNKGYQIDQTLNKDGQPKIIDGGLYGMHALVFADSMKAAAAEIGNEIFIGFQAYDEETSWDAVQTNWNEKMMAVVGDAPDFYIVHNYFTPYDQNSNADVILDSYTKTVNFKNQVNKDLNEIGLAPKPVALTEFNIFAVGSKQMISNINGMHSALVIGEAIKQEYGLVNRWNLANGWSEGNDHGAFARGEPNVNDFTPYPTFYHMTFFQKYFGDVLVKSKFNKALNSDITAFTSSFNSGQAGIALFNTSSNNKTLKIDLQNFEAGENIYWYQLQDEFANGNFSSKVFINGNGPNQASGGPNNYSEIPPYSFSIEDSIKINCPPFSAIYMLIDGKTIVNVENTADNLKPEIFELYQNYPNPFNPSTIIRYSIPKKSNVSLKVYDLLGKEIATLVNSEKLPGNYEVEFSAYGLASGVYFYKLNADNFSKIKKLMILK from the coding sequence ATGATCAAACATAAATACTTCTTTGTTGTTCTTATAAATTTTTTAATTATCAAAAATTCATTCGCCCAACAAGGTTTTTTCCTTAACGATTGGCAGCCTAAAATAATTGATAGTCCGGCAGAATTTACTGATTTTACAAAACCTTCAGAAGTTTCAGATTTAACTTTAATAATTGATTTTGCGGATACCTTAACAAAAGTTCCTAAATATGTATTTGGGAATAACGCCAACACATATTCTACAATAATGTGGAATAACGCCAAACTTGTCAATGATTTAAGAAATTTAGATATTCACGTTTTAAGATACCCGGGCGGAAATCTTTCAAATGAATTTTTCTGGGATCGTGCACCTAATAACAAACCTTCCGATATTCCAAATGATGTTAATGTTTGGTACGGAAAAAACGAAGAAAATTGGACTATGTCTGTCGGTAACTATTACAGATTACTAGACACTTTAAGCGTTACCGGAATAATTACAATTAATTATGCTTACGCAAGATACGGAACTTCATCTGATCCGGTTTCGCAAGCCGCGCATTATGCGGCAGATTGGGTTAGGTATGATAATGGCAGAACAAAATTTTGGGAAATCGGAAATGAAAATTTTGGTAATTGGAATAAAGGATATCAGATTGATCAGACATTAAACAAAGATGGGCAGCCAAAAATAATTGACGGCGGTTTATACGGCATGCACGCGCTTGTATTTGCAGATTCAATGAAAGCCGCTGCTGCAGAAATTGGTAATGAAATCTTTATTGGATTTCAAGCATATGATGAAGAGACTTCATGGGACGCGGTTCAGACTAATTGGAATGAAAAGATGATGGCGGTTGTTGGTGATGCGCCTGATTTTTATATTGTTCATAATTATTTTACGCCTTATGATCAAAATTCAAATGCGGATGTAATATTGGATTCATACACAAAGACAGTAAATTTTAAAAATCAAGTGAACAAAGATCTCAATGAAATTGGACTTGCGCCTAAACCCGTTGCATTGACTGAATTTAATATTTTTGCCGTTGGTTCTAAACAAATGATTTCCAACATAAATGGAATGCATAGCGCTCTTGTAATTGGTGAAGCGATAAAACAGGAATATGGCTTGGTAAACAGGTGGAATTTGGCAAATGGCTGGAGTGAAGGAAATGATCATGGAGCTTTTGCCAGAGGAGAACCGAACGTTAATGATTTTACACCTTATCCGACTTTTTATCACATGACATTCTTTCAAAAATATTTTGGAGATGTATTGGTTAAGTCAAAATTTAACAAAGCGCTAAATTCCGATATAACCGCGTTTACTTCTAGTTTTAATTCGGGGCAAGCGGGAATAGCATTATTTAACACATCATCAAATAATAAAACACTTAAAATTGATCTGCAAAATTTTGAAGCGGGTGAAAATATATATTGGTATCAGCTTCAAGATGAATTTGCGAACGGTAATTTTTCAAGTAAAGTTTTTATAAATGGTAATGGCCCAAATCAAGCGTCTGGCGGGCCGAATAACTATTCTGAAATTCCACCGTATTCATTCTCAATAGAAGATTCGATAAAGATAAATTGCCCTCCATTTTCGGCAATTTATATGTTGATTGACGGAAAGACAATTGTAAACGTAGAAAATACCGCAGATAATCTAAAACCGGAAATTTTTGAATTATATCAAAATTATCCAAACCCGTTTAATCCTTCAACAATAATAAGATATTCAATTCCTAAAAAATCTAATGTTAGCCTTAAAGTATATGATTTGTTAGGGAAAGAAATAGCAACACTTGTAAATAGCGAAAAATTACCCGGGAATTATGAAGTTGAGTTTAGCGCTTATGGACTTGCAAGCGGTGTATATTTCTATAAGTTAAATGCTGATAATTTTTCAAAAATTAAAAAGTTAATGATACTTAAGTAA
- a CDS encoding HAMP domain-containing histidine kinase, translated as MFSSLKKFILIIVLILLLPLIIYTYIQLNNISEDEKFLEKIYAEQLNTIIFSVNQYTEDSFQSWIKNINNIVLNDSLYFEDKMSEFCKANPSISLIIISDSLNSANMEFYASNKIKKSQNAVIKMQKILNDNAETLNSLKDFKNLGYTKVQPLKNTLDNTPLLSFIISNNKNISATLVLNTKRFINDILMKKINSISTKDFMISIFHDKSLVSYTGGTNVSFDKLIEYKELWNLPNYYLGISTPGSTIKDLVEERTFTNLIILIFLNVLILLGVFFLFVTIRKEIKLSQLKSDFVSNVSHEIRTPLSLIGMFAETLELNRVDSEEQKIEYYKIIRKETERLTRIVNSILNFSKMESNNKKYNFKNENLNLILDEVLNTYQHELNGTKNKCKVNKFENLPEISIDKESVMEAIFNLIDNAIKYCENNCVIEISTGMNNDAIYLEISDNGIGISKENQKKIFDKFFRVTTGNVHNTKGSGLGLTLVKNIMEAHNGNVIVESKLGAGSKFKLIFPKING; from the coding sequence ATGTTTTCCTCATTAAAAAAATTTATTCTGATTATTGTTTTAATTTTACTGCTGCCTTTAATCATCTATACTTATATTCAATTAAATAACATTTCTGAAGATGAAAAATTCCTCGAAAAGATTTACGCGGAACAACTGAACACTATTATTTTTAGCGTTAATCAATATACGGAAGATAGTTTTCAAAGCTGGATTAAAAACATAAATAATATAGTTTTGAATGACTCTCTATATTTTGAAGATAAAATGAGTGAGTTCTGCAAAGCAAATCCTTCCATATCATTAATAATAATTTCGGACAGCCTAAATTCGGCAAATATGGAATTTTATGCCTCAAATAAAATTAAAAAATCTCAAAATGCTGTAATTAAAATGCAGAAAATTTTAAATGATAACGCCGAGACATTAAATTCATTGAAAGATTTTAAAAATTTAGGCTATACAAAAGTGCAGCCATTAAAAAATACATTGGATAACACGCCTCTGCTTTCTTTTATAATTAGTAATAATAAAAATATATCCGCCACTTTAGTTCTAAATACCAAAAGGTTTATCAATGATATATTAATGAAAAAGATCAACAGTATTTCCACTAAAGATTTTATGATTTCAATTTTTCATGATAAATCTTTGGTTAGTTATACCGGCGGCACTAATGTTTCATTCGATAAATTAATTGAATACAAAGAATTATGGAATTTGCCAAATTACTATTTAGGTATTAGCACGCCCGGAAGCACAATTAAAGATCTTGTTGAAGAAAGAACTTTTACTAATTTAATAATCCTTATTTTTTTAAACGTTTTAATCCTTCTTGGTGTATTTTTTCTTTTTGTTACAATTAGAAAAGAAATAAAATTATCTCAACTTAAATCGGATTTTGTTTCAAACGTTTCGCATGAGATAAGAACTCCGCTTTCGCTAATTGGAATGTTTGCCGAAACATTGGAGTTAAACAGAGTTGATTCGGAAGAACAAAAAATTGAATATTATAAAATTATTAGAAAAGAAACCGAAAGATTAACAAGAATAGTAAATTCAATTTTAAATTTTTCTAAAATGGAATCAAATAATAAAAAATATAATTTTAAGAATGAGAATTTGAATTTAATTCTTGATGAAGTCTTGAATACTTATCAGCATGAGTTGAACGGTACAAAAAATAAATGCAAAGTAAATAAATTTGAAAACCTTCCGGAAATTTCAATAGATAAAGAATCCGTAATGGAAGCAATTTTCAATTTGATTGACAACGCTATTAAATATTGTGAAAATAATTGCGTTATTGAAATTTCGACCGGAATGAACAACGACGCAATCTACTTGGAAATAAGCGATAACGGAATCGGCATTTCTAAAGAAAATCAGAAAAAAATATTTGACAAATTTTTTAGAGTAACAACCGGAAATGTGCATAATACAAAAGGTAGCGGCTTGGGTTTAACTTTAGTTAAAAACATTATGGAAGCGCATAATGGAAATGTAATTGTTGAAAGTAAACTTGGCGCCGGAAGTAAGTTTAAATTAATTTTTCCCAAAATTAATGGTTAA
- a CDS encoding serine hydrolase gives MTTSKNIIPAILIIILIGNEFLIAQPNTSNQLNKIKSLIDKFSDEDPWVNGEAIDELVKIGESSVNQLIESLTMNNENVRWCSAIALEKISPKGIQSIPYLINALKDDNSNVRWCSALALGKFKEIVSSSVPELQKLLYDEDNNVRWAAFCSISKIDKSLLNVVPDISDKIKIVESLTPKLISELNVPGVSISIINNNQISYSKTFGISDAGTKTPVEENTMFEACSMSKPVFAMLALKLVQKGILDLDTPLFNYYAENFVSADDDYTKQITARMILTHTSGMPNWRMGDEERNGPIPVYFKPGLKFNYSGEGIYYLQRVIENITKQPLEIFANDNLFDKLNLKSTSFVWRDNFDGQISTGHNSLGNCNERKKYLHANAAFTLYTTSNDYAKIILELMNSYKNKNSIISNNLITEMLSHQVRVESREVTERPGRNLGFQAFRGLGWAIDSTITGDVIYHSGANQTGFRCYSQFSPKDGSGIVIMTNGENGSELWTKLIKKIGDI, from the coding sequence ATGACTACCTCAAAAAATATCATACCCGCAATATTAATTATTATTCTAATTGGAAATGAGTTTTTAATTGCTCAGCCAAATACTTCAAATCAATTGAACAAAATCAAATCTCTTATTGATAAATTTAGCGATGAAGATCCTTGGGTTAACGGAGAAGCGATTGATGAATTGGTTAAAATCGGAGAGTCTTCTGTAAATCAGCTAATAGAATCACTAACAATGAATAATGAAAATGTGAGATGGTGCTCGGCAATTGCGCTGGAGAAAATATCACCGAAAGGAATTCAGTCAATTCCATATTTAATAAACGCTTTAAAAGATGACAATTCAAATGTACGTTGGTGTTCGGCGTTGGCGTTAGGCAAATTTAAAGAAATTGTTTCGTCATCCGTTCCGGAATTACAGAAACTTTTATATGACGAAGATAATAACGTAAGATGGGCTGCATTTTGTTCAATATCAAAAATAGATAAATCATTATTAAATGTTGTTCCAGATATTTCCGATAAAATAAAAATTGTGGAAAGTCTAACCCCTAAACTAATATCGGAATTAAACGTACCCGGGGTTTCAATATCAATTATTAATAATAATCAAATTTCTTATTCCAAAACATTTGGGATATCCGACGCTGGAACCAAAACGCCCGTTGAAGAAAATACAATGTTTGAAGCTTGTTCAATGAGTAAACCTGTATTCGCGATGTTAGCATTAAAATTAGTACAAAAAGGAATACTTGATCTAGATACACCGTTGTTTAATTATTATGCTGAAAATTTTGTTAGCGCAGATGACGATTATACCAAACAAATAACAGCGCGAATGATTTTAACGCACACAAGCGGAATGCCAAATTGGAGAATGGGCGATGAAGAGCGAAACGGACCTATTCCCGTTTATTTCAAACCGGGACTTAAATTTAATTATTCGGGAGAAGGAATTTATTATCTGCAAAGAGTTATTGAAAATATTACCAAACAGCCTTTAGAAATATTTGCTAATGATAACTTATTTGATAAGCTGAATTTGAAATCGACAAGTTTTGTTTGGCGTGATAATTTCGATGGACAAATTTCAACCGGACATAATTCACTAGGCAATTGCAATGAAAGAAAAAAATATTTACACGCAAATGCGGCGTTTACGCTTTATACAACTTCAAATGATTATGCGAAAATAATTTTAGAATTAATGAATTCTTACAAAAATAAGAATTCTATTATTTCAAATAATTTAATTACCGAAATGTTATCTCATCAAGTTCGGGTTGAATCCAGAGAAGTTACCGAAAGACCGGGAAGAAATTTAGGATTTCAGGCTTTTAGAGGATTAGGCTGGGCAATTGATTCAACAATAACGGGAGATGTTATTTACCATAGCGGCGCAAATCAAACCGGATTTAGGTGTTATTCGCAATTTAGTCCAAAAGATGGTTCGGGAATTGTAATTATGACAAACGGTGAAAATGGCAGTGAACTTTGGACTAAGCTAATTAAAAAGATTGGTGATATTTAA
- a CDS encoding response regulator transcription factor, protein MKKILIVEDEETMQLGLGNNLKYDGYEVDFASDGEEGLKKIKDNFYNLILLDVMLPKLSGFDVCKKARSLGIKTPIIMLTAKSEEIDKVLGLEIGADDYITKPFSLRELLARVKAVLRRGDSESESSEKIKIGRIEVNFNSYNATENGESLNLSSKEFDVLHYLWNNKNKTVSRDDLLSNVWGNDVYTTSRTIDNFILKLRQKIEANPNEPKKIITIHGIGYKLLS, encoded by the coding sequence ATGAAAAAGATCTTAATAGTTGAAGACGAAGAAACAATGCAGTTAGGACTTGGCAACAATTTAAAATATGACGGTTATGAAGTTGATTTCGCATCAGACGGCGAAGAAGGTTTGAAAAAAATTAAGGATAACTTTTATAATTTAATTTTACTCGATGTAATGCTACCAAAATTATCTGGTTTCGATGTTTGCAAAAAGGCAAGAAGTTTGGGTATTAAAACTCCAATTATTATGCTCACCGCAAAAAGCGAGGAAATTGACAAAGTACTTGGATTGGAAATTGGCGCTGACGATTATATAACTAAACCTTTTAGTTTAAGAGAATTATTGGCTCGAGTAAAAGCGGTTCTTCGCAGAGGCGATTCCGAATCCGAGTCTTCAGAAAAAATTAAAATTGGTAGAATTGAAGTCAATTTTAATTCTTACAACGCTACTGAAAATGGTGAATCCTTAAATCTTTCATCCAAAGAATTTGATGTACTGCATTACTTGTGGAATAATAAAAATAAAACTGTTTCTAGGGATGATCTCCTTTCCAATGTTTGGGGAAATGATGTTTATACAACCTCGAGAACAATTGATAATTTTATTTTAAAACTACGGCAGAAAATTGAAGCGAATCCTAATGAGCCAAAAAAAATAATTACTATTCACGGAATAGGATATAAGCTTTTATCATAA
- a CDS encoding carboxypeptidase-like regulatory domain-containing protein → MFYLKNKTFLISIIFIFLTSNILYSQYSTIKGTVIDSTTKEILPGANILISKTNFGTASDKDGRFIIKNIPSGNYQIIASYVGYEEKKIDVKLSSGRTTEILIKLNIESIESKTVTVTAQANSQIEAIAKQLNAEQIKNVVSSERILKLPNGNAADIASRLPGISLIRSGGEGAEIVIRGLAPQYNQITIDGIQLPPNIAVNGEYTNSTLVGDRATNLSMISSGILGGIEVIKSITPDMDAAVFGGIVNFDLKRAKLDSSALPSFEVVTQGGYNSIKDNYKNYRISGVYQQRFFSQDLGVFIQGSFENRNPSGNTLYANYYLNDKLHGDLGKPELTSVSLGDYLTRYERSDITSVIDYKHTFGEIEFKNLLSQYDIKREYRGQSMNSNGVSYSATDIKDKLSSIVNIFRIKNEIPYFNIDLKLAHAYSESDSPQKLSIGFSQRYNFGNISRMTPKDLVAKVVPNENAARYGGISNTSNLVKDRTYTILADLISNNYTTENFMANIKFGGSFQYRKRLYDYNQWSGPSSAPSVSISQILNNYWGTQQVNYSSVIKNFIDKDYSFGDYFNGEYSINFPIDVKLLNLIYDNYWTPAITPNDKFQSTIQDYNGTENRSAGYLMAKINYGDLLTIVPGVRYQNLTTTYLGYRIIITLPENYDYKIAERTVSNGYWLPMLHLIYKPVSWFQLHFAYTNTLNYPPYSAIVPSYTIDQTSIRYNNYALKPATSENYDLVFSFFNNEIGLFSINGFKKKIENLVFSNHTFETNLSAYPDLPQNSSQLYSFDTYINNPFPIDVLGIETEWQTHFWYLPQPFSWLEFTINYAHIFSQASYPKGELYFDYKEDGSYERIVLNEFYKSRLLNQPNDILNSSLGIEYKGFSGRVSVVYINNIFQKADFWLQNRIVSDKSVRWDISIRQSLPWLNSQLYLDLINLTGTDETSLNERTYYPQSISRYGMFANLGFRINL, encoded by the coding sequence ATGTTCTATCTCAAAAACAAAACATTTCTTATATCAATTATTTTCATTTTTCTCACATCAAATATTCTTTATTCTCAATACTCAACCATAAAAGGTACAGTAATAGATTCAACTACAAAAGAAATTCTTCCGGGAGCAAATATTCTAATTTCGAAGACGAATTTCGGAACGGCAAGTGATAAAGACGGTAGATTTATAATTAAAAACATTCCTTCCGGGAACTATCAAATTATTGCTAGTTACGTTGGCTACGAAGAAAAAAAAATAGATGTGAAATTATCGTCCGGACGCACAACTGAAATTCTCATAAAATTAAATATCGAAAGTATTGAAAGCAAAACGGTAACAGTTACCGCGCAAGCAAACAGTCAGATTGAAGCTATAGCAAAGCAATTAAATGCCGAACAAATTAAAAATGTTGTGTCTTCAGAACGTATATTAAAATTGCCGAATGGAAACGCGGCTGATATTGCGAGCAGACTTCCAGGAATATCGTTGATTCGGAGTGGAGGTGAAGGCGCCGAAATTGTTATACGCGGTTTAGCGCCTCAGTATAATCAAATTACAATTGACGGTATTCAGCTTCCACCGAATATTGCGGTGAACGGAGAATATACCAATTCAACATTAGTCGGTGACCGAGCCACAAATTTAAGTATGATATCATCCGGCATTCTCGGCGGAATTGAAGTAATTAAATCAATCACGCCGGATATGGATGCGGCGGTATTCGGAGGAATTGTAAATTTTGATTTGAAAAGAGCAAAACTGGATAGTTCCGCTTTGCCATCATTTGAAGTCGTAACTCAAGGCGGTTACAATTCGATAAAAGATAATTATAAAAATTACAGAATTTCGGGTGTTTATCAGCAGAGGTTTTTTTCTCAAGACTTAGGAGTTTTTATTCAAGGGTCATTTGAAAACAGAAATCCAAGCGGAAATACCTTATACGCAAATTATTATCTTAACGATAAACTTCATGGTGATTTGGGTAAACCTGAATTGACAAGTGTAAGTTTAGGTGATTATTTAACTAGATATGAAAGATCGGATATTACTTCGGTAATTGACTATAAACATACTTTCGGAGAAATTGAATTTAAAAATCTTTTATCACAATACGATATAAAAAGAGAATATAGAGGACAGTCAATGAACTCAAACGGCGTCAGTTATTCGGCGACTGATATTAAAGATAAATTAAGTTCGATAGTAAATATTTTTAGAATTAAAAATGAAATTCCTTATTTCAATATTGATTTGAAACTCGCGCATGCTTATTCGGAAAGCGATTCTCCCCAAAAATTATCAATAGGATTCAGTCAAAGATATAATTTCGGAAACATTTCAAGAATGACTCCAAAGGATTTGGTAGCTAAAGTTGTACCTAACGAAAACGCGGCTCGTTATGGTGGAATTTCTAATACCTCGAATTTGGTAAAAGATAGAACTTATACAATTCTTGCTGATCTGATTTCGAATAATTATACAACTGAAAATTTTATGGCAAATATAAAATTTGGCGGATCGTTTCAATACCGTAAAAGATTATATGATTATAATCAATGGTCCGGACCTTCATCCGCTCCTTCCGTTTCAATTTCACAAATATTAAACAATTATTGGGGAACTCAGCAAGTCAACTATAGTTCGGTAATTAAAAACTTTATCGATAAAGATTATTCGTTTGGTGATTATTTCAATGGAGAATATTCAATTAATTTTCCAATAGACGTAAAACTATTAAATTTGATTTATGATAATTATTGGACTCCGGCAATAACGCCTAACGATAAATTTCAATCGACAATTCAAGATTATAATGGAACAGAAAATAGAAGTGCCGGATACTTAATGGCAAAAATTAATTACGGCGATTTGTTAACGATTGTTCCAGGTGTACGATATCAAAACTTAACTACTACTTATTTAGGTTATAGAATTATAATAACTCTTCCGGAAAATTACGATTATAAAATTGCCGAAAGAACTGTATCCAATGGTTATTGGCTTCCGATGCTGCATTTGATATATAAGCCGGTGTCTTGGTTTCAATTACATTTCGCGTATACAAATACATTAAATTATCCGCCGTACTCCGCTATTGTTCCAAGTTATACAATTGATCAAACTTCAATAAGATATAATAATTATGCACTTAAACCGGCTACATCAGAAAACTATGATCTTGTATTTTCATTTTTCAATAATGAGATTGGACTTTTTTCAATCAATGGATTTAAAAAGAAAATTGAGAATCTCGTTTTTTCAAATCACACATTTGAAACCAATTTAAGCGCGTATCCCGATCTGCCGCAGAATAGCAGTCAATTATATTCTTTCGATACTTATATAAATAATCCGTTTCCAATTGATGTATTGGGAATTGAAACAGAATGGCAAACACATTTTTGGTATCTTCCGCAGCCGTTTTCTTGGTTGGAATTTACTATAAACTACGCGCACATTTTTTCACAAGCTTCTTACCCAAAAGGTGAATTGTATTTTGATTATAAAGAAGACGGTTCATACGAAAGAATAGTGCTTAACGAATTTTATAAGTCAAGACTTTTAAACCAACCCAACGATATTCTAAATTCTTCCCTGGGTATTGAATACAAAGGATTTTCAGGAAGAGTATCCGTTGTTTATATAAACAATATATTTCAGAAAGCGGATTTTTGGCTGCAGAACAGAATTGTTTCGGATAAATCGGTTAGATGGGATATTTCAATAAGGCAATCTCTTCCGTGGCTCAATTCACAATTATATCTTGATTTAATTAATTTGACCGGAACAGATGAGACAAGTCTAAACGAAAGGACTTATTATCCTCAGTCAATTTCACGCTACGGCATGTTTGCTAATTTAGGATTTAGAATTAATTTGTAA